The Macrobrachium rosenbergii isolate ZJJX-2024 chromosome 46, ASM4041242v1, whole genome shotgun sequence genome has a window encoding:
- the pros gene encoding homeobox protein prospero isoform X1, giving the protein MNHHLGPPPDAFMPARNPATKMWWPASRRHHSPKGMFEENFRSREQFLNKEYNRTLGMQRCFPRPFMENLRPLQFRAPDEPSSLVGGLRIGPRDVAPPYWPPLPLAPPTMHPPPMGAHPNAMAQDEETDCFMLGEKLLKKPKRIRTRVDAGEPRNSYSAFSSLPNLCGVSVNAVRPGSAPNLFSGSQSFCGGLPFVNYFNPPPSVTVGSRGMLSELFGGHTKPPPVAPCPPEDTVAATMGVLDKVVTSSNVHSAADAVNSVIRGPEPENVLLREILQGRKRDFTMEEIEAARSLHNNNNSYKGATDSVEGPNDEATTGRDESVSAEDTRCESEVEETLSQNSPRTDSPEPRKRLENIVSVIRSSPTPNSTPVNGCKKRKLYLPQQHETRTNFDSPSEEGESAAEPDNKTRRLEEDDEPTSESRLPEAGEEGGGLQIDLSVRRRSPEPQRATAASPKPPTSTSSDSNDASSYLLDYAQRLIRNQEARLQRENDLKNTTDLSEKLQILRNLNLNSQVTDLEGLADVLKTEITASLAVIIDTIVNKYVQQRKLINKQAEVAAEQLNRDIASQLMERSRSPRSNKMLERGPPGMGRLNGMPAPHGPLNLSPYPGGENNINSLSLPQLRPPLYKPPHGFFPGNLPPMGAMVPSGQTSPYGGMEPEQDEALPLVVTPKKKRHKVTDSRLTPRTVGRLLEDFPRYGPLQGIGGQTSPRSSPPPPPVHHPHRPTSFPQPPPLLPVSLPTSVAIPNPSLHDTSLLYPTYYPHRASSPIDGRREESPAGPPGPPHPALLHPALLAASSPDSFSRFLHGPDHDRGSDCSPADTHYDGVQPTISFHATEHHAMVERDMGGPNPFVFFCSERTAGLGTQVLDTSYSSTLTPMHLRKAKLMFFYVRYPSSSVLKTYFPDIKFNKNNTAQLVKWFSNFREFYYIQMEKYARQALSEGVKNSEDILVNSDAEIMRALNLHYNRNNHLEIPEHFRYVVEQTLKEFFKAIQEQKDAESSWKKAIYKVIARLDEPVPEYFKSPTFLEQLE; this is encoded by the exons GCGCACCGGATGAGCCAAGCAGCCTGGTTGGTGGCTTAAGGATTGGGCCTCGTGACGTAGCGCCACCGTATTGGCCGCCGCTACCTCTCGCGCCTCCCACCATGCATCCTCCGCCAATGGGCGCGCACCCTAACGCAATGGCTCAGGATGAAGAAACTGACTGCTTTATGCTAGGAGAAAAGCTGTTGAAGAAACCGAAACGGATCAGAACCCGTGTAGACGCCGGAGAGCCAAGGAACTCTTACTCGGCCTTCAGTAGTTTACCCAACTTGTGTGGTGTTAGTGTTAATGCAGTCAGGCCGGGTAGTGCTCCAAATCTCTTCAGTGGGAGTCAGTCTTTTTGTGGAGGACTACCGTTTGTGAACTATTTCAACCCCCCACCGAGTGTCACGGTGGGATCTCGCGGTATGCTAAGTGAGTTATTTGGCGGCCACACCAAACCCCCCCCTGTGGCACCTTGCCCTCCCGAAGACACTGTGGCGGCCACCATGGGCGTGTTGGACAAGGTGGTGACCAGCTCGAACGTGCATAGTGCCGCCGATGCTGTGAATTCTGTCATACGGGGACCTGAGCCAGAAAACGTACTGTTACGTGAAATCCTCCAGGGGCGGAAGCGGGATTTTACCATGGAGGAGATCGAAGCCGCTCGCTcgttacacaataataataatagttataaaggTGCGACGGACAGTGTCGAGGGGCCTAACGACGAGGCCACCACGGGGCGAGACGAGAGTGTGTCCGCAGAGGATACTCGCTGTGAATCCGAAGTGGAAGAGACCCTTAGTCAAAATAGCCCACGCACGGACTCACCGGAGCCCAGGAAACGTTTGGAAAATATTGTGAGTGTGATCcgttcctcccccaccccaaataGTACGCCCGTGAATGGTTGTAAAAAGCGTAAGTTGTATTTACCGCAGCAGCACGAGACGCGGACGAACTTTGACTCCCCTTCGGAGGAAGGCGAGTCGGCCGCAGAGCCCGACAACAAGACGAGAAGGTTGGAAGAAGACGATGAGCCGACGAGCGAGTCTCGTTTGCCTGAAGCAGGCGAGGAAGGGGGCGGCCTCCAGATCGACCTTAGCGTTCGACGTCGATCCCCAGAACCTCAGCGTGCCACTGCAGCCTCACCAAAACCTCCTACCTCTACTTCCTCAGATTCTAATGATGCCTCTTCCTACCTCTTGGACTACGCCCAGCGGCTAATACGTAATCAGGAGGCGAGATTGCAGAGGGAGAACGACCTGAAAAACACGACGGACCTCTCTGAAAAGTTGCAGATCCTCCGTAACTTAAATCTCAATTCTCAGGTGACAGACCTCGAAGGTCTGGCGGACGTCTTGAAGACCGAAATCACAGCCTCCTTGGCAGTCATCATAGACACCATCGTCAACAAGTATGTCCAGCAGCGGAAGCTGATCAACAAACAGGCGGAAGTGGCCGCCGAGCAACTCAACAGGGACATAGCATCTCAGCTGATGGAGAGATCGCGCTCCCCGCGGTCCAACAAGATGCTGGAGAGAGGACCTCCTGGCATGGGAAGACTCAACGGCATGCCCGCCCCACATGGACCTCTCAACCTGTCTCCCTACCCTGGTGGGGAAAACAACATCAATAGCCTCAGCCTCCCACAACTCAGGCCCCCTCTCTACAAGCCCCCTCATGGTTTCTTCCCTGGCAATCTTCCCCCTATGGGGGCAATGGTTCCCTCCGGTCAAACTTCCCCCTACGGAGGAATGGAGCCCGAACAGGATGAGGCCCTGCCTCTGGTGGTCACGCCCAAGAAAAAGCGCCATAAGGTGACGGACTCCAGACTTACGCCACGCACAGTTGGTCGCCTCCTGGAAGATTTCCCTCGCTACGGCCCCTTGCAAGGGATAGGTGGGCAGACCTCCCCGCGGAGTTCGCCTCCCCCACCTCCAGTGCATCATCCACACCGACCTACCTCTTTCCCCCAGCCACCCCCGCTCTTGCCAGTCTCTTTACCTACCTCGGTAGCCATACCCAACCCGTCATTACACGACACCAGTCTGCTGTACCCCACCTATTACCCTCATAGGGCATCATCTCCAATAGACGGACGCCGCGAGGAATCCCCCGCAGGTCCTCCGGGGCCACCACATCCTGCACTTCTACACCCAGCGTTGCTCGCAGCCTCCTCTCCGGATTCCTTCTCCAGGTTCTTACACGGGCCAGATCACGATCGTGGCTCGGACTGCTCACCTGCAGACACACATTACGACGGCGTCCAACCTACCATATCCTTTCACGCAACCGAAC ATCACGCCATGGTTGAGAGGGACATGGGAGGACCAAACCCGTTCGTCTTCTTCTGTAGTGAAAGAACAGCTGGCTTAGGCACTCAAGTCCTGGATACCT CTTACTCCAGCACACTGACACCGATGCACCTGCGCAAGGCCAAGCTTATGTTCTTCTATGTAAGATATCCGTCGTCTTCGGTGCTGAAAACTTATTTCCCCGAcattaaattcaacaaaaataacaCGGCGCAACTCGTCAAGTGGTTCTCCAATTTTCG GGAGTTCTATTATATTCAGATGGAGAAGTATGCAAGGCAAGCTCTCAGCGAAGGAGTTAAGAACTCCGAAGATATTTTAGTTAACTCGGATGCGGAGATCATGAGAGCACTCAATTTACACTACAACAGAAATAATCACCTTGAG atccCGGAACACTTCAGGTACGTCGTGGAACAGACGCTAAAGGAGTTCTTCAAGGCGATCCAGGAGCAGAAGGACGCCGAGTCTTCCTGGAAGAAGGCCATCTACAAGGTCATCGCCAGGCTAGACGAGCCCGTGCCCGAGTACTTCAAGTCTCCGACGTTTCTAGAACAGTTGGAGTAG
- the pros gene encoding homeobox protein prospero isoform X3 — MNHHLGPPPDAFMPARNPATKMWWPASRRHHSPKGMFEENFRSREQFLNKEYNRTLGMQRCFPRPFMENLRPLQFRAPDEPSSLVGGLRIGPRDVAPPYWPPLPLAPPTMHPPPMGAHPNAMAQDEETDCFMLGEKLLKKPKRIRTRVDAGEPRNSYSAFSSLPNLCGVSVNAVRPGSAPNLFSGSQSFCGGLPFVNYFNPPPSVTVGSRGMLSELFGGHTKPPPVAPCPPEDTVAATMGVLDKVVTSSNVHSAADAVNSVIRGPEPENVLLREILQGRKRDFTMEEIEAARSLHNNNNSYKGATDSVEGPNDEATTGRDESVSAEDTRCESEVEETLSQNSPRTDSPEPRKRLENIVSVIRSSPTPNSTPVNGCKKRKLYLPQQHETRTNFDSPSEEGESAAEPDNKTRRLEEDDEPTSESRLPEAGEEGGGLQIDLSVRRRSPEPQRATAASPKPPTSTSSDSNDASSYLLDYAQRLIRNQEARLQRENDLKNTTDLSEKLQILRNLNLNSQVTDLEGLADVLKTEITASLAVIIDTIVNKYVQQRKLINKQAEVAAEQLNRDIASQLMERSRSPRSNKMLERGPPGMGRLNGMPAPHGPLNLSPYPGGENNINSLSLPQLRPPLYKPPHGFFPGNLPPMGAMVPSGQTSPYGGMEPEQDEALPLVVTPKKKRHKVTDSRLTPRTVGRLLEDFPRYGPLQGIGGQTSPRSSPPPPPVHHPHRPTSFPQPPPLLPVSLPTSVAIPNPSLHDTSLLYPTYYPHRASSPIDGRREESPAGPPGPPHPALLHPALLAASSPDSFSRFLHGPDHDRGSDCSPADTHYDGVQPTISFHATEPYSSTLTPMHLRKAKLMFFYVRYPSSSVLKTYFPDIKFNKNNTAQLVKWFSNFREFYYIQMEKYARQALSEGVKNSEDILVNSDAEIMRALNLHYNRNNHLEIPEHFRYVVEQTLKEFFKAIQEQKDAESSWKKAIYKVIARLDEPVPEYFKSPTFLEQLE, encoded by the exons GCGCACCGGATGAGCCAAGCAGCCTGGTTGGTGGCTTAAGGATTGGGCCTCGTGACGTAGCGCCACCGTATTGGCCGCCGCTACCTCTCGCGCCTCCCACCATGCATCCTCCGCCAATGGGCGCGCACCCTAACGCAATGGCTCAGGATGAAGAAACTGACTGCTTTATGCTAGGAGAAAAGCTGTTGAAGAAACCGAAACGGATCAGAACCCGTGTAGACGCCGGAGAGCCAAGGAACTCTTACTCGGCCTTCAGTAGTTTACCCAACTTGTGTGGTGTTAGTGTTAATGCAGTCAGGCCGGGTAGTGCTCCAAATCTCTTCAGTGGGAGTCAGTCTTTTTGTGGAGGACTACCGTTTGTGAACTATTTCAACCCCCCACCGAGTGTCACGGTGGGATCTCGCGGTATGCTAAGTGAGTTATTTGGCGGCCACACCAAACCCCCCCCTGTGGCACCTTGCCCTCCCGAAGACACTGTGGCGGCCACCATGGGCGTGTTGGACAAGGTGGTGACCAGCTCGAACGTGCATAGTGCCGCCGATGCTGTGAATTCTGTCATACGGGGACCTGAGCCAGAAAACGTACTGTTACGTGAAATCCTCCAGGGGCGGAAGCGGGATTTTACCATGGAGGAGATCGAAGCCGCTCGCTcgttacacaataataataatagttataaaggTGCGACGGACAGTGTCGAGGGGCCTAACGACGAGGCCACCACGGGGCGAGACGAGAGTGTGTCCGCAGAGGATACTCGCTGTGAATCCGAAGTGGAAGAGACCCTTAGTCAAAATAGCCCACGCACGGACTCACCGGAGCCCAGGAAACGTTTGGAAAATATTGTGAGTGTGATCcgttcctcccccaccccaaataGTACGCCCGTGAATGGTTGTAAAAAGCGTAAGTTGTATTTACCGCAGCAGCACGAGACGCGGACGAACTTTGACTCCCCTTCGGAGGAAGGCGAGTCGGCCGCAGAGCCCGACAACAAGACGAGAAGGTTGGAAGAAGACGATGAGCCGACGAGCGAGTCTCGTTTGCCTGAAGCAGGCGAGGAAGGGGGCGGCCTCCAGATCGACCTTAGCGTTCGACGTCGATCCCCAGAACCTCAGCGTGCCACTGCAGCCTCACCAAAACCTCCTACCTCTACTTCCTCAGATTCTAATGATGCCTCTTCCTACCTCTTGGACTACGCCCAGCGGCTAATACGTAATCAGGAGGCGAGATTGCAGAGGGAGAACGACCTGAAAAACACGACGGACCTCTCTGAAAAGTTGCAGATCCTCCGTAACTTAAATCTCAATTCTCAGGTGACAGACCTCGAAGGTCTGGCGGACGTCTTGAAGACCGAAATCACAGCCTCCTTGGCAGTCATCATAGACACCATCGTCAACAAGTATGTCCAGCAGCGGAAGCTGATCAACAAACAGGCGGAAGTGGCCGCCGAGCAACTCAACAGGGACATAGCATCTCAGCTGATGGAGAGATCGCGCTCCCCGCGGTCCAACAAGATGCTGGAGAGAGGACCTCCTGGCATGGGAAGACTCAACGGCATGCCCGCCCCACATGGACCTCTCAACCTGTCTCCCTACCCTGGTGGGGAAAACAACATCAATAGCCTCAGCCTCCCACAACTCAGGCCCCCTCTCTACAAGCCCCCTCATGGTTTCTTCCCTGGCAATCTTCCCCCTATGGGGGCAATGGTTCCCTCCGGTCAAACTTCCCCCTACGGAGGAATGGAGCCCGAACAGGATGAGGCCCTGCCTCTGGTGGTCACGCCCAAGAAAAAGCGCCATAAGGTGACGGACTCCAGACTTACGCCACGCACAGTTGGTCGCCTCCTGGAAGATTTCCCTCGCTACGGCCCCTTGCAAGGGATAGGTGGGCAGACCTCCCCGCGGAGTTCGCCTCCCCCACCTCCAGTGCATCATCCACACCGACCTACCTCTTTCCCCCAGCCACCCCCGCTCTTGCCAGTCTCTTTACCTACCTCGGTAGCCATACCCAACCCGTCATTACACGACACCAGTCTGCTGTACCCCACCTATTACCCTCATAGGGCATCATCTCCAATAGACGGACGCCGCGAGGAATCCCCCGCAGGTCCTCCGGGGCCACCACATCCTGCACTTCTACACCCAGCGTTGCTCGCAGCCTCCTCTCCGGATTCCTTCTCCAGGTTCTTACACGGGCCAGATCACGATCGTGGCTCGGACTGCTCACCTGCAGACACACATTACGACGGCGTCCAACCTACCATATCCTTTCACGCAACCGAAC CTTACTCCAGCACACTGACACCGATGCACCTGCGCAAGGCCAAGCTTATGTTCTTCTATGTAAGATATCCGTCGTCTTCGGTGCTGAAAACTTATTTCCCCGAcattaaattcaacaaaaataacaCGGCGCAACTCGTCAAGTGGTTCTCCAATTTTCG GGAGTTCTATTATATTCAGATGGAGAAGTATGCAAGGCAAGCTCTCAGCGAAGGAGTTAAGAACTCCGAAGATATTTTAGTTAACTCGGATGCGGAGATCATGAGAGCACTCAATTTACACTACAACAGAAATAATCACCTTGAG atccCGGAACACTTCAGGTACGTCGTGGAACAGACGCTAAAGGAGTTCTTCAAGGCGATCCAGGAGCAGAAGGACGCCGAGTCTTCCTGGAAGAAGGCCATCTACAAGGTCATCGCCAGGCTAGACGAGCCCGTGCCCGAGTACTTCAAGTCTCCGACGTTTCTAGAACAGTTGGAGTAG
- the pros gene encoding homeobox protein prospero isoform X2, producing MNHHLGPPPDAFMPARNPATKMWWPASRRHHSPKGMQRCFPRPFMENLRPLQFRAPDEPSSLVGGLRIGPRDVAPPYWPPLPLAPPTMHPPPMGAHPNAMAQDEETDCFMLGEKLLKKPKRIRTRVDAGEPRNSYSAFSSLPNLCGVSVNAVRPGSAPNLFSGSQSFCGGLPFVNYFNPPPSVTVGSRGMLSELFGGHTKPPPVAPCPPEDTVAATMGVLDKVVTSSNVHSAADAVNSVIRGPEPENVLLREILQGRKRDFTMEEIEAARSLHNNNNSYKGATDSVEGPNDEATTGRDESVSAEDTRCESEVEETLSQNSPRTDSPEPRKRLENIVSVIRSSPTPNSTPVNGCKKRKLYLPQQHETRTNFDSPSEEGESAAEPDNKTRRLEEDDEPTSESRLPEAGEEGGGLQIDLSVRRRSPEPQRATAASPKPPTSTSSDSNDASSYLLDYAQRLIRNQEARLQRENDLKNTTDLSEKLQILRNLNLNSQVTDLEGLADVLKTEITASLAVIIDTIVNKYVQQRKLINKQAEVAAEQLNRDIASQLMERSRSPRSNKMLERGPPGMGRLNGMPAPHGPLNLSPYPGGENNINSLSLPQLRPPLYKPPHGFFPGNLPPMGAMVPSGQTSPYGGMEPEQDEALPLVVTPKKKRHKVTDSRLTPRTVGRLLEDFPRYGPLQGIGGQTSPRSSPPPPPVHHPHRPTSFPQPPPLLPVSLPTSVAIPNPSLHDTSLLYPTYYPHRASSPIDGRREESPAGPPGPPHPALLHPALLAASSPDSFSRFLHGPDHDRGSDCSPADTHYDGVQPTISFHATEHHAMVERDMGGPNPFVFFCSERTAGLGTQVLDTSYSSTLTPMHLRKAKLMFFYVRYPSSSVLKTYFPDIKFNKNNTAQLVKWFSNFREFYYIQMEKYARQALSEGVKNSEDILVNSDAEIMRALNLHYNRNNHLEIPEHFRYVVEQTLKEFFKAIQEQKDAESSWKKAIYKVIARLDEPVPEYFKSPTFLEQLE from the exons GCGCACCGGATGAGCCAAGCAGCCTGGTTGGTGGCTTAAGGATTGGGCCTCGTGACGTAGCGCCACCGTATTGGCCGCCGCTACCTCTCGCGCCTCCCACCATGCATCCTCCGCCAATGGGCGCGCACCCTAACGCAATGGCTCAGGATGAAGAAACTGACTGCTTTATGCTAGGAGAAAAGCTGTTGAAGAAACCGAAACGGATCAGAACCCGTGTAGACGCCGGAGAGCCAAGGAACTCTTACTCGGCCTTCAGTAGTTTACCCAACTTGTGTGGTGTTAGTGTTAATGCAGTCAGGCCGGGTAGTGCTCCAAATCTCTTCAGTGGGAGTCAGTCTTTTTGTGGAGGACTACCGTTTGTGAACTATTTCAACCCCCCACCGAGTGTCACGGTGGGATCTCGCGGTATGCTAAGTGAGTTATTTGGCGGCCACACCAAACCCCCCCCTGTGGCACCTTGCCCTCCCGAAGACACTGTGGCGGCCACCATGGGCGTGTTGGACAAGGTGGTGACCAGCTCGAACGTGCATAGTGCCGCCGATGCTGTGAATTCTGTCATACGGGGACCTGAGCCAGAAAACGTACTGTTACGTGAAATCCTCCAGGGGCGGAAGCGGGATTTTACCATGGAGGAGATCGAAGCCGCTCGCTcgttacacaataataataatagttataaaggTGCGACGGACAGTGTCGAGGGGCCTAACGACGAGGCCACCACGGGGCGAGACGAGAGTGTGTCCGCAGAGGATACTCGCTGTGAATCCGAAGTGGAAGAGACCCTTAGTCAAAATAGCCCACGCACGGACTCACCGGAGCCCAGGAAACGTTTGGAAAATATTGTGAGTGTGATCcgttcctcccccaccccaaataGTACGCCCGTGAATGGTTGTAAAAAGCGTAAGTTGTATTTACCGCAGCAGCACGAGACGCGGACGAACTTTGACTCCCCTTCGGAGGAAGGCGAGTCGGCCGCAGAGCCCGACAACAAGACGAGAAGGTTGGAAGAAGACGATGAGCCGACGAGCGAGTCTCGTTTGCCTGAAGCAGGCGAGGAAGGGGGCGGCCTCCAGATCGACCTTAGCGTTCGACGTCGATCCCCAGAACCTCAGCGTGCCACTGCAGCCTCACCAAAACCTCCTACCTCTACTTCCTCAGATTCTAATGATGCCTCTTCCTACCTCTTGGACTACGCCCAGCGGCTAATACGTAATCAGGAGGCGAGATTGCAGAGGGAGAACGACCTGAAAAACACGACGGACCTCTCTGAAAAGTTGCAGATCCTCCGTAACTTAAATCTCAATTCTCAGGTGACAGACCTCGAAGGTCTGGCGGACGTCTTGAAGACCGAAATCACAGCCTCCTTGGCAGTCATCATAGACACCATCGTCAACAAGTATGTCCAGCAGCGGAAGCTGATCAACAAACAGGCGGAAGTGGCCGCCGAGCAACTCAACAGGGACATAGCATCTCAGCTGATGGAGAGATCGCGCTCCCCGCGGTCCAACAAGATGCTGGAGAGAGGACCTCCTGGCATGGGAAGACTCAACGGCATGCCCGCCCCACATGGACCTCTCAACCTGTCTCCCTACCCTGGTGGGGAAAACAACATCAATAGCCTCAGCCTCCCACAACTCAGGCCCCCTCTCTACAAGCCCCCTCATGGTTTCTTCCCTGGCAATCTTCCCCCTATGGGGGCAATGGTTCCCTCCGGTCAAACTTCCCCCTACGGAGGAATGGAGCCCGAACAGGATGAGGCCCTGCCTCTGGTGGTCACGCCCAAGAAAAAGCGCCATAAGGTGACGGACTCCAGACTTACGCCACGCACAGTTGGTCGCCTCCTGGAAGATTTCCCTCGCTACGGCCCCTTGCAAGGGATAGGTGGGCAGACCTCCCCGCGGAGTTCGCCTCCCCCACCTCCAGTGCATCATCCACACCGACCTACCTCTTTCCCCCAGCCACCCCCGCTCTTGCCAGTCTCTTTACCTACCTCGGTAGCCATACCCAACCCGTCATTACACGACACCAGTCTGCTGTACCCCACCTATTACCCTCATAGGGCATCATCTCCAATAGACGGACGCCGCGAGGAATCCCCCGCAGGTCCTCCGGGGCCACCACATCCTGCACTTCTACACCCAGCGTTGCTCGCAGCCTCCTCTCCGGATTCCTTCTCCAGGTTCTTACACGGGCCAGATCACGATCGTGGCTCGGACTGCTCACCTGCAGACACACATTACGACGGCGTCCAACCTACCATATCCTTTCACGCAACCGAAC ATCACGCCATGGTTGAGAGGGACATGGGAGGACCAAACCCGTTCGTCTTCTTCTGTAGTGAAAGAACAGCTGGCTTAGGCACTCAAGTCCTGGATACCT CTTACTCCAGCACACTGACACCGATGCACCTGCGCAAGGCCAAGCTTATGTTCTTCTATGTAAGATATCCGTCGTCTTCGGTGCTGAAAACTTATTTCCCCGAcattaaattcaacaaaaataacaCGGCGCAACTCGTCAAGTGGTTCTCCAATTTTCG GGAGTTCTATTATATTCAGATGGAGAAGTATGCAAGGCAAGCTCTCAGCGAAGGAGTTAAGAACTCCGAAGATATTTTAGTTAACTCGGATGCGGAGATCATGAGAGCACTCAATTTACACTACAACAGAAATAATCACCTTGAG atccCGGAACACTTCAGGTACGTCGTGGAACAGACGCTAAAGGAGTTCTTCAAGGCGATCCAGGAGCAGAAGGACGCCGAGTCTTCCTGGAAGAAGGCCATCTACAAGGTCATCGCCAGGCTAGACGAGCCCGTGCCCGAGTACTTCAAGTCTCCGACGTTTCTAGAACAGTTGGAGTAG